In Priestia megaterium NBRC 15308 = ATCC 14581, the following proteins share a genomic window:
- a CDS encoding heparinase II/III domain-containing protein, whose protein sequence is MNKDTSVIDIEYIFNVDLTYLFKRTDVQGKAAVSRAEGIYNHNIYLHQSLPEMRFEKADDIWSLSGEPENTYKVYLYSLQFISLLNNGYEQSNDLKYLKKIEQILESWISFESNSTDKRVWYDFAVANRVIVITHYLMLCKRANYELNPVFKKKMASAMLKNGEYLFSDEHYVDNNHGIMMDRALLQLSLFFRYESFGEKWLKKAINRLEKQIKNSFTKEYINVENSPEYHYHTYHLFEELQAFLDINKINLAENTLGYILKGIYKQHLHLLKPDLTYPLIGDTNHKYFNNGKYIPDSIVFPETGLAILKKKKSYLTLKSGFSNTSHKHFDDLSFTFSYKGTDLFIDSGKYNYDNKSKYRKYVVSAMAHNTIVVDDKNYSLNLDNQNRLGISNYHLENDFAVVEVTNNLYEDINITRRLIHIYPNLIILVDDIKSSNDHKYSQVFNLNGTLNFNVMTKEQAIGHHHKGNLKLEMNQHLPTDYISSYHGYENEENIRGFNSISFAKLEPCYNMEFVHQKKREAKFLTSILAAEDNAIDNEVKEFTLLKEDKTNLVFSVEDNKGILRLYHYEYTEGVKKIFDIKDILYKYSVSSRELVIDVKDDTSDFEFACYLLVNNKIVKKEGYRDTIKFHFKSIPSGNISIWLFIRNKDDHGIKILKKQEISQI, encoded by the coding sequence ATGAATAAGGATACCTCTGTAATAGATATAGAATATATTTTTAATGTTGATTTAACTTATTTGTTTAAACGAACAGATGTACAGGGGAAAGCAGCTGTTTCAAGAGCAGAAGGGATTTATAACCATAATATATATCTTCATCAATCGCTTCCTGAAATGAGATTTGAGAAGGCTGACGATATTTGGTCTCTAAGTGGAGAACCTGAAAACACCTATAAAGTATATTTATATTCATTACAATTTATTAGTTTATTGAATAACGGATATGAACAGTCTAACGATTTAAAATATCTGAAAAAAATAGAGCAAATACTTGAGAGTTGGATTTCCTTTGAGAGTAATTCGACTGATAAGCGAGTATGGTATGACTTTGCCGTAGCAAACCGAGTAATAGTAATAACCCATTATTTAATGTTATGTAAAAGAGCGAATTATGAGTTAAACCCTGTTTTTAAGAAAAAAATGGCTAGTGCTATGTTGAAAAATGGAGAATATTTATTTTCAGATGAGCATTATGTAGATAATAATCATGGAATTATGATGGACCGGGCGTTGTTGCAATTATCTTTGTTCTTTAGATATGAATCATTTGGTGAAAAGTGGCTGAAAAAGGCTATTAATCGCTTAGAAAAACAAATAAAAAATAGTTTCACTAAAGAGTATATAAACGTTGAAAATTCACCTGAATACCATTATCATACATACCATTTATTTGAGGAGCTACAAGCATTTTTAGACATTAATAAAATTAATTTAGCAGAAAATACACTCGGCTACATATTGAAGGGAATTTATAAACAACATCTTCATTTATTAAAGCCAGATTTAACGTATCCTCTTATAGGAGATACTAATCATAAATACTTTAATAATGGAAAATATATTCCCGATTCAATTGTATTTCCTGAAACTGGATTAGCGATATTAAAAAAGAAAAAAAGCTATTTAACTTTAAAATCAGGATTTTCAAATACAAGCCATAAACATTTTGACGATTTATCTTTTACATTTTCATATAAAGGCACTGATTTATTCATTGATAGTGGAAAGTACAATTATGACAACAAAAGTAAATATAGAAAATACGTAGTTTCAGCTATGGCACATAATACAATTGTCGTTGACGATAAGAACTATTCACTAAATTTAGATAATCAAAATCGACTAGGAATTAGTAATTATCATTTAGAGAACGACTTTGCTGTAGTAGAAGTCACTAACAATTTATATGAGGATATAAACATAACTAGAAGATTAATTCATATATATCCTAATCTGATTATTTTGGTAGATGATATTAAATCAAGTAACGATCATAAATATTCCCAGGTTTTCAATTTGAACGGAACACTTAATTTTAATGTTATGACTAAAGAGCAAGCAATTGGTCATCATCATAAAGGGAATTTAAAGCTAGAAATGAATCAGCATCTTCCAACGGATTATATTTCTTCTTATCATGGGTACGAAAATGAGGAAAATATTAGAGGTTTTAATTCAATTTCTTTTGCTAAGTTAGAACCATGTTACAATATGGAGTTTGTTCATCAGAAAAAACGTGAGGCTAAATTTTTAACCTCTATTCTAGCAGCTGAAGACAATGCTATTGACAATGAAGTTAAAGAATTTACTCTTCTAAAAGAAGATAAAACTAACCTAGTATTTTCTGTAGAAGATAATAAGGGGATACTTAGGTTATATCACTATGAGTACACCGAGGGCGTTAAGAAAATTTTTGATATAAAGGACATTTTATACAAATATTCAGTTTCTTCTCGTGAGCTAGTAATCGATGTGAAAGATGATACATCTGATTTTGAATTTGCTTGCTATTTATTAGTTAATAATAAAATAGTAAAAAAAGAAGGTTATAGAGATACTATTAAATTTCATTTTAAATCCATACCTTCTGGTAATATTAGCATTTGGCTTTTTATTCGTAATAAAGATGATCATGGTATTAAAATTTTGAAAAAACAGGAAATCTCACAGATTTAA
- a CDS encoding accessory Sec system protein Asp2: MKDKILENEKVFRSIQDVTYYFEEGEVKDHLIIVFSAVNPPGTFAYNYISTLENLNCHKLFILDNYGEQGAYYLGHKKDFSIETSVMSLIMSIVAKYQVKLNNVITVGSSKGGYAALYYALKYGFGHAIAGGPQVKLGDFLYDQGKNFEIAKYIAGDLNQENHEYLNGLLMSIIPDKEHALTDIYLHVGNGDHHYPNHIIPFIECLDSLKHENYQLDVQEYESHDGLRQFFPPYLCEKLGEITGIPSYEINPIKRINLGVVNNTFTVECVTTNTPNQNYQYAYYIYKDNKVYEKIFYSKANKLNYSLDKSGLYKCKVFVKDQHGRKYIQMSESVNIQ; this comes from the coding sequence ATGAAAGATAAAATTTTAGAAAATGAGAAGGTATTTAGGTCTATTCAAGACGTAACATATTATTTTGAAGAGGGTGAAGTAAAAGATCACCTAATAATTGTGTTTTCAGCTGTTAACCCTCCTGGAACTTTTGCTTATAATTATATTTCAACTTTAGAAAACTTGAATTGCCATAAGTTATTTATTCTAGATAATTATGGAGAACAAGGAGCTTATTATTTAGGGCATAAAAAAGATTTTTCTATCGAAACTTCTGTAATGTCTTTAATTATGTCTATCGTTGCGAAATATCAGGTGAAATTGAACAATGTTATAACTGTCGGTTCCTCTAAAGGTGGCTATGCAGCTTTATATTATGCATTAAAATATGGATTTGGACATGCTATTGCTGGTGGACCCCAAGTTAAATTAGGTGATTTTTTATACGATCAAGGCAAGAATTTTGAGATTGCAAAATATATAGCAGGAGATCTCAACCAGGAAAATCATGAATATTTAAATGGTTTACTTATGAGTATTATTCCTGATAAAGAACATGCCTTAACAGATATTTATTTACATGTAGGCAATGGTGATCATCATTATCCTAACCATATCATTCCTTTCATTGAATGCTTGGATAGTCTCAAACATGAGAACTACCAATTAGATGTTCAAGAATACGAGAGCCATGATGGTTTGAGACAATTTTTCCCTCCTTATTTATGTGAAAAGCTAGGGGAGATCACAGGAATACCTTCATATGAGATAAATCCTATTAAAAGGATTAATTTGGGAGTAGTTAATAACACATTTACAGTAGAATGTGTAACTACGAATACTCCAAATCAGAATTATCAATATGCATATTATATATATAAGGACAACAAAGTGTATGAAAAAATCTTTTATTCAAAAGCAAATAAGTTAAATTATTCTTTGGATAAGTCTGGTTTATATAAATGCAAAGTATTCGTGAAGGATCAACATGGAAGAAAGTATATTCAAATGAGCGAGTCAGTAAACATTCAATAA